In Brassica napus cultivar Da-Ae chromosome A3, Da-Ae, whole genome shotgun sequence, the sequence CATTAATTACACTCTTCAGCTCTCAACAAGTTACTATTATCTCTTAAAAAATGCACAAACTCACTTTCAGTGTCAATATACGGGTCAACTAGCTATTTTCCCATGAGAACTATTGTACGGTATCAAATGTCTCTCAAACTATGATTTAAAGTTCAAAATTCATATCTCCAAATATTAATGTTTATAATCAAACCATAAATcttataaatcatatttaaaaCCAAATTAATGCCCGCTAAATCCCACTAGTATTTAAGAACAGAAACAGAGGGCAAGAATGTGTAACCGTGTGACGAATTTTGAGGAGCTTATCGGATGAGTCGTTACTGGGAAGCGGGACAGTCGATGGCTCTGACTTCTTGGGGGCGGTGCTGGAGATAGCTGCTGGCTCGGTGGCGACGGAGAGGACTGTGGAGAAACCATGACGTTTTGGATAGAATCTGGGGGTGGGAGAGGGAAGGTAAACGAAGCGTCTTAGAGAGGAAGTGAAGGAAGAGGGTTTGGAGAGGAAGGAAGAGGGTTTGGAGAGGaaggaagaggaaaggagaaGAGAACGAGAGGAGGCCATATGAAGAAGATGCCCCGCGAGACTTCCGCAGGGATTTTGAGATTATGGGAACAATCTGTGGTGTGGAACTTGTCTGATAAAATGGATTGAACTGGAGGAGAACACAAGACCacgttttggttttgttttttttttaaattataatttgatttcggttcggttcggttttataGAAAACCGTTTATGTAattcagtttggtttggttgGTTTAATATCTTCAGTTACAAGTATGGAACAATCTGTGGTGTGGTGGAAGGTTTTCTGATTGTTTTGGAGAACATAAGACCACGTTTTGGTTTTGTGTTTGATTTAGGTTCCGTTTTTGTAGAAAATCATTATTATATTAGTTCTGATATTTGGGTCTGTAAATGAAATTTCGATTTAATATCTTTGGGTTATACAGGTATAACTGAAATGAAAGATGAGATATAACTGAAGTTCTTGTTTGCAATTGTTTTAAGCTTCTTATGGCTTTTGGAATAGAGTTTTCTCTTGTTGATAAGCTCACACATTATGGTTGGCTAGAAGCTCCATAAAAGTCCCTGATACCATCACATGTTTGGGCTCAGGCACGATACATGATCTCTACTCTCTAACAATAATAAGCACATTATCCAATAGCTTCTCCTGTTAGCAGCGAATCTGATTTGTTGTCGGATGAATGAGTGTGCGTGACAACATCCTCCAATAACTTCAACAGCTCAGCTCGACGGAGATTTGTCACCGTGTACTCTAGTGTAACCTATCGGGTAAGGAAGACTTGAGAAACTCAGTCCAGTTTAACACAAGAGCAGAAAGAACATCCTTGTTGGAGAGAGTGTACTATTTAGTTACCTCTTTGAAGATTTCACTGTGAGAAGAGTCCTCAAAACCCTACAAACACAAACAAGTGTGTTtagtctttctttttttcctttgtttatTCAGAGTGAGTGTTATTAATTGTACCAGTTTGCGGAATAAGCTGAGGGAAGCTGTGTTAGAGTCCCCAATCTTGGCTGTAAACTTGTGAATCTCCAAGTTCTTGACTGCATAAGCCATCATCATCAACACAGACTCCTTTCCTATTCCTTTACCACGGCTACTCTACACCAAACGGTTGTGTACCCAAAAAGAAGATTCATCATGTGCATCGAAATAACATCAGCCTAACTATAAGTCTAAGTCGATTGCGTTGAGAAACCAGTTAAAACGTTTGTGATGAGAGAAGAAAGCTACCTTCTGGGCTCAGCTATCATTATTTCGACCTCCGCAACCTTAGGATCATCCACATCGTTCATGTAAATGTTCACATCACCTGCCATGGCTGCACACAAAAGCTTTATTACTTCTTTACAATGACTCAGCGTGACAACAATCAAGCAAAACCACTAACTAATGATCTAGACCACTAACGAAGGAGCAGACTTGTAGATGTGTTCTCATTTCCAACAACCTATATGCATTTTAACAGTAAGAACAATTCCACTAATGCAAACATGGGTAGATAACAAGCCGCTTAGTCACAGTAGCTACATAGAAGATTACAAACTAATGCATATGGTAAAGTAATCTCCTTTTCTTCCTCCTAAAGTGAAGTAACTCAGGAAACAAACCTTCTACATGAGGTTCGCCAGGAGCCAAGTCTCCCTCTATGAAATCTTTGTCCAACACAATGAAAGTCCGCTCTGCAATCGTAAAAAAACAACAGAAGCATTATGAAATTTTTACATGAACATAACGTCATGAATCTACTCTACTCACAATGTACTTGATAAGAAGCTATATGACTAGCATCAGAACAGTCAACACATTTAGAGGACTGGTGACATCAAATTTACTAAAGAGTAACAAACTCAAAATAGAGAATCTTGACTATAATGGTCTAACATCAAAACCCAGATGCAAACAAAGTCAACAATTGAGATTCTGGAAAGAAAATCTAAAACCCTAACTGAGTTTAACACAGCAAAGTGGTCAACTTTAGATAAAATAATATGGTATAGTTAAGAAAGAGTCAAGGGTTGTTCATACTATTGGGATCTTGAGTCCAAGAGATTTGCATCTCATACTCCTGCTCCAGACTCAACGGCTCAGATCCAGTAGCTTCTAGAAGCGCAGGGTCCTGCATCCAACTATGGTACTTCGGGACATGTCCCGACATGTACGGAACCAACACCACTCTCTTCCCTTCCAAGCTCTCTTTCATCGTCACTGTTGTCGTCTtccccatcttcttctcctccttttCTTTACAGAGAATAATAATTACTTTCACGAATCAACCAAAACGGCGTCGTTTTGATGTCGTCATTAATCCACGtcagatttttattaaatctatCCGCATGAGGATCATAATGATATCGTAAAAAGATGTCTAAACATTACACAACCAACCAACTCGAGTGATCACTTACCTTCAAAGCAAAGACTTCAATGGAAAAATCATTATTTCCATCtccaaaaaatacaaattattaaatttttttaaaaaaggcgTCATTGAGTTTCTGGTAACCACACTACATATAGTATGATTCAACCAACGGGAAAAAACAGAGATGATCGAGCAATGGCGACGACTTTAACGTTGACTCTAACATTCCTCTTCCTCCTTCTCTCGGCGTCAGTCTCCGGCAAGTGCACAACCACCACAGCTACCAAAACCTTCGAGAAATGCATCTCTCTTCCGACACAACAAGCCTCAATCGCGTGGACATACCATCCACACAACGCGACTCTCGACCTCTGCTTCTTCGGAACATTCATCTCGCCTTCCGGGTGGGTCGGGTGGGGGATCAACCCGGATACTCCCTCCCAGATGACCGGGTCTCGAGTCCTCATCGCGTTTCCGGATCCTAACTCGGGTCAGCTCATCCTCCTCCCTTACGTTCTTGACTCCTCCGTCAAGCTCCAGAAAGGTCCTCTCCTTTCTCGTCCCCTTGACATCCTCcgtctctcctcctcctccgcttcTCTGTACGGAGGGAACATGGCGACTATCCGTAACGGCGCCTCCGTTCAGATTTACGCGTCCGTGAAACTCTCGTCGAATAACACTAAGATCCACCATGTTTGGAACAGAGGTCTTTACGTTCAAGGTTACTCTCCGACCATTCATCCCACCACTTCCACTGATCTCTCCTCATTCTCCACCTTCGATGTCACTTCAGGTATAgtcacttctttttttttggataccAGGAGGTTCAGGATCGAAACAAGTAATCTCCCATGACCAAAACCACAACaatgtaatattagttttagGCATGCGCTTTCGGTTATTTTGGTTCATGTATTTTAGGTTTTGGTTAATTCGATTAAGCTACAATCCCACCGAAATGAACCGAAATTaaatcggttcggttcggttttatattttttccaaaaataatcgATTTTGAGGATTTTGgtataattatttagaaaattcggatagttttggttttttaatttatttatttttcgaaaatcacaaaccaaactgaaccaaaaaccaaattatttttcaaaatcataCCTAACTCAAAACCgtaaccgaaccaaaaaccgaaaaatttGGTTTGGTCCGGTTCGGACAAAATCCACAGGGCTAATTAGTTTCAGTCTCAACAGTCATAagtttgagtttgttttgttgtgtatAGGTTTTGCAACGGTTAAGAAAAACAGTGGTTCGAGAGCTCTGAAAGTGACACACGGAGTTATCAACGCGGTGGCGTGGGGTTTTCTCCTCCCGGCGGGAGCAGTAACAGCTCGATACCTACGTCAAATGCAGTCAATAGGACCAACTTGGTTCTACATCCACGCAGCCATACAGCTAACGGGTTTCCTCCTCGGAACAATCGGCTTCTCACTAGGAATGGTGCTCGGCCGGAACTCCCCCGGAGTTACCTACGGCTTACACCGGAGCCTCGGGATAGCAACGTTCACGCTGGCTGCCCTGCAAACGCTGGCTTTGCTGTTCAGACCAAAGACGACTAACAAGTTCAGGAGGTACTGGAAGTCTTACCATCATTTTGTCGGGTACGGTTGCGTGGTGATGGGCGTGGTGAATGTGTTCCAAGGGTTTGATGTTTTGAGGGAAGGAGGATCGTACGCAAAGCTTGGTTACTGTATGTGTCTGTCCACGCTGGTTGGAGTTTGTGTGGCGATGG encodes:
- the LOC111214211 gene encoding cytochrome b561 and DOMON domain-containing protein At2g04850, whose product is MIQPTGKNRDDRAMATTLTLTLTFLFLLLSASVSGKCTTTTATKTFEKCISLPTQQASIAWTYHPHNATLDLCFFGTFISPSGWVGWGINPDTPSQMTGSRVLIAFPDPNSGQLILLPYVLDSSVKLQKGPLLSRPLDILRLSSSSASLYGGNMATIRNGASVQIYASVKLSSNNTKIHHVWNRGLYVQGYSPTIHPTTSTDLSSFSTFDVTSGFATVKKNSGSRALKVTHGVINAVAWGFLLPAGAVTARYLRQMQSIGPTWFYIHAAIQLTGFLLGTIGFSLGMVLGRNSPGVTYGLHRSLGIATFTLAALQTLALLFRPKTTNKFRRYWKSYHHFVGYGCVVMGVVNVFQGFDVLREGGSYAKLGYCMCLSTLVGVCVAMEVNSWVVFCRKAKEEKMKREGLTDDRCSSGIHS
- the LOC106439802 gene encoding N-acetyltransferase 9-like protein — protein: MGKTTTVTMKESLEGKRVVLVPYMSGHVPKYHSWMQDPALLEATGSEPLSLEQEYEMQISWTQDPNKRTFIVLDKDFIEGDLAPGEPHVEAMAGDVNIYMNDVDDPKVAEVEIMIAEPRSRGKGIGKESVLMMMAYAVKNLEIHKFTAKIGDSNTASLSLFRKLGFEDSSHSEIFKEVTLEYTVTNLRRAELLKLLEDVVTHTHSSDNKSDSLLTGEAIG